The genomic region CGGTGATGCTGTAACCGGCGGCCTTGGCCAACGCGACGAGTTTCTTGCGTACGCCAGCAATGGGTTTGCGCTTGGTCAGCGCCGTCTGCTGCTTCTTGATTTGGGTCGCCAAAGTCTTCAGCTCCTTTGAAGAAAGACCGTTCAGATCGATTGCCATGTGTGCTCCGTAGGACGGGGGGATCATCCGCGCAACGTTGCGGGACGCGCGATCATAGTCGAATCCTCGCGTTCACGAGTGAATAGATCGCCCAAAACAGAAACGCCGCAGATGCACCGCAGCGTTCTGTCGTCCGTTTGGCAGGCTTTTCCAAGCCTGTTCCAGCGATCAGCGCGCGATCAGTCGCTGCATCAGCGCATCGCGCCCCAGGGATTCCGCTTCGCTGGCGCGACGCGCGCGATATTCGAACGTGCCCGCAGCGAGGCCGCGCTCGGACACCACCACGCGGTGCGGAATACCGATCAATTCGATATCGGCGAACATCGGACCGGGGCGCAGGCCACGGTCGTCGAGCACCGCTTCCACGCCAGCGGCGTTCAATTCCTCGTACAGCGCCTGCGCGGCTGCGACGACTTTCGCGTCGTTCTTCGGATTGATGATGCAGACCGCGACCTGCCACGGCGCCATCGTCTCCGGCCAGATGATCCCGGCGGCATCGTGGTTCTGTTCGATCGCCGCAGCCACGATCCGGCTCACGCCGATGCCGTAGCAACCCATCGTTGGTGTCGCGGCCTTGCCGTTGGCGTCGAGCACGGAGCACTTCATCGCCTCGGAATATTTCCGGCCCAGCGCGAACACATGACCGACTTCGATGCCGCGCGCGATGCCCAGCGTGCCCTGGCCATCGGGCGAGGGATCGCCGACGACGACGTTGCGGATGTCGGCGACGGTATCCGCTTCCGGCAGGTCCCGGCCCCAGTTCACGCCGGCGATGTGATAACCGGGCTCGTTCGCGCCGACCACGAAATCGTGCATCGCGGCGACGCTGCGATCGGCGATGACGCGGATCGTTTTCTTCGGATTCACCGGGCCGAGAAAACCCGGCTCGCTGCCGAGATGTTCGAGAATTTCCGCTTCGGTCGCGAGTCGGTATTCCGCGAGCCCCGGCAGTTTTGACAGTTTGATTTCATTGACGATGTGATCGCCGCGCACCAGCGCGAGCACGAACTGCGGCGGCCTGTCCGCGCCTTCGGTCATGATCGCCACCGATTTCACGGTGCGGGTCAGTGCGAAACCGAGCAACGCAGCAACTTCATCGCAGGTCTTCTGCGTCGGCGTCTCGACCTTGCGCATCGTTTCGGCCGCCGCCGCGCGTTCGCCCGGCGATACCGCTTCGGCCAGCTCCACGTTCGCGGCGTAATCCGAACCATCGGAGAAGGCAATGGCGTCTTCGCCGGAATCGGCCAGCACGTGGAATTCGTGCGATGCGCTGCCGCCGATCGCGCCGGTATCGGCGAACACCGCGCGGAAGGTCAGGCCGAGGCGGGTGAAGATGCGCGAATACGCGTCGTACATGTTCCTGTATTCGGCGGCGAGCGAGTCGTCGTCGATATGGAACGAATAGGCATCCTTCATCAGGAATTCGCGCGCGCGCATCACCCCGAAGCGCGGGCGGATCTCGTCGCGGAACTTGGTCTGGATGTTGTAGAAGTTCACCGGCAGCTGTTTGTAGCTGTTGATCTCCTGGCGCGCGAAATCGGTGATCACTTCCTCGGCGGTGGGGCCGTAGCAGTACTCGGCCTCCTTGCGGTCCTTGATCTTCAGCAACTGGCCGCCGAATTTCTCCCAGCGCCCGGTTTCCTCCCACAGTTCGCGCGGCTGGATCGTCGGCATCTGCAGCTCGATCGCGCCGGCGCGGTTCATTTCCTCGCGGACGATGCCCTCGACCTTGCGCAGCACGCGCAGGCCCAGCGGGCTCCAGGTGTAGAGGCCGGCGGCCAGCTTGCGCAGCATGCCCGCGCGGAGCATCAGCTGATGGCTGACGATCTCGGCGTCGGCGGGCGTTTCCTTTTCGGTGCGGAGATGGAACTGCGACAGACGCATGGACGGAACTCGGGCAAGAGTGGGGATAGCCCCACATTTTGCCCGATGTTCGCGGTGCGTGGTTCCGTTGGGGGCGGCGGGTGCCGCCCGTCAGGCCCGATTACGGCGCCTTGGCGGTGCTCGGGCTGCAGTTCACCCGGGACACCGTCTGCGCGATCTGCAGCTGCTTTTCGCGGTCGCTGTCGCTGAGGTCGCGGTCGGGTTTGCCGTCGCCGTCGCTGTCCATCTGCAGCTTGGCGCCGCTCATGAGCAGGT from Lysobacter sp. harbors:
- a CDS encoding proline--tRNA ligase, producing MRLSQFHLRTEKETPADAEIVSHQLMLRAGMLRKLAAGLYTWSPLGLRVLRKVEGIVREEMNRAGAIELQMPTIQPRELWEETGRWEKFGGQLLKIKDRKEAEYCYGPTAEEVITDFARQEINSYKQLPVNFYNIQTKFRDEIRPRFGVMRAREFLMKDAYSFHIDDDSLAAEYRNMYDAYSRIFTRLGLTFRAVFADTGAIGGSASHEFHVLADSGEDAIAFSDGSDYAANVELAEAVSPGERAAAAETMRKVETPTQKTCDEVAALLGFALTRTVKSVAIMTEGADRPPQFVLALVRGDHIVNEIKLSKLPGLAEYRLATEAEILEHLGSEPGFLGPVNPKKTIRVIADRSVAAMHDFVVGANEPGYHIAGVNWGRDLPEADTVADIRNVVVGDPSPDGQGTLGIARGIEVGHVFALGRKYSEAMKCSVLDANGKAATPTMGCYGIGVSRIVAAAIEQNHDAAGIIWPETMAPWQVAVCIINPKNDAKVVAAAQALYEELNAAGVEAVLDDRGLRPGPMFADIELIGIPHRVVVSERGLAAGTFEYRARRASEAESLGRDALMQRLIAR